In Phyllopteryx taeniolatus isolate TA_2022b chromosome 22, UOR_Ptae_1.2, whole genome shotgun sequence, one DNA window encodes the following:
- the rassf8b gene encoding ras association domain-containing protein 8b isoform X1: MKAMELKVWVDGVQRIVCGVTEFTTCQEVVIALAQAIGRTGRYTLIEKWRETERHLAPHENPVVSLNKWGQYASDVQLILQRTGPSVSERDPSDGLARGSDRAFYRQSLPPLAKLRPSVADRSLKRREPKRKSLTFSGGARGLREIFGKSRDTEAAKLAQQRGVSLNLNRVVGGGSGGSSAAGSPARELGRLVQLQRDKLQVLESRLLGCEAELREWEEAGEEGCLEEELLVLEQQARRNDAEMDEEEFWQNELHIEQESERQLRQQLAELQARVRDCEAKLSEYLARIQSMESGLEQERLLQDDELYHMINEEEVEAQLEKVTTELGMQSHHTARLESSCRALERSLGQSGKRLQEKEQELEQLTKELRQVNLQQFIQQTGTKVTVLPAQQPAGDDDDDNNDEDCASLRRLLPSDLRSLQSTTSSGLNPEGIYV, encoded by the exons ATGAAGGCCATGGAGCTGAAAGTGTGGGTGGACGGCGTGCAGCGCATCGTGTGTGGCGTTACCGAGTTCACCACTTGTCAGGAAGTGGTCATCGCGCTTGCTCAAGCCATCG GCCGCACAGGCAGGTACACCTTGATTGAGAAATGGAGGGAGACGGAGCGCCACCTGGCCCCCCACGAGAACCCCGTGGTGTCGCTCAACAAGTGGGGCCAGTACGCCAGCGACGTGCAGCTCATCCTCCAGCGGACCGGCCCGTCCGTCAGCGAACGAGACCCCTCGGATGGGCTGGCCCGCGGGTCCGACCGCGCCTTCTACCGCCAGAGCCTGCCCCCGCTGGCCAAGCTGCGCCCGTCGGTGGCTGACCGTTCGCTCAAGCGCAGGGAGCCCAAACGCAAGTCTCTGACCTTCAGCGGAGGAGCGAGAGGTCTGCGGGAGATATTTGGAAAAAGCCGAGATACGGAAG CAGCTAAGCTCGCCCAGCAGCGCGGCGTGAGCTTGAACCTGAACCGGGTCGTCGGGGGCGGCAGCGGGGGGTCCTCGGCGGCGGGGAGTCCGGCCCGAGAGCTGGGCCGACTGGTGCAGCTGCAGAGAGACAAACTGCAAGTCCTGGAAAGCCGCCTGCTGGGCTGCGAGGCCGAACTGCGGGAATGGGAGGAGGCCGGCGAG GAAGGATGCCTAGAAGAGGAGCTGCTGGTGTTGGAACAGCAGGCGAGGAGGAACGATGCCGAGATGGACGAGGAGGAGTTCTGGCAGAACGAGCTGCACATCGAGCAGGAGAGCGAGCGGCAACTCCGGCAACAGCTGGCTGAGCTGCAGGCCCGCGTACGCGACTGCGAGGCCAAGCTTTCGGAATACTTAGCACGCATTCAG AGCATGGAGAGTGGCCTGGAGCAAGAACGTCTGCTGCAGGACGACGAGCTGTATCACATGATCAATGAGGAGGAG gtggaggcccagctggaGAAGGTGACAACCGAGCTGGGCATGCAGAGCCACCACACGGCTCGCCTGGAGAGCAGTTGCAGGGCATTGGAACGTTCGCTCGGCCAGTCCGGCAAGAGACTACAG gAGAAGGAGCAGGAGCTGGAGCAGCTGACCAAAGAGCTTCGCCAGGTCAACCTGCAGCAGTTCATTCAGCAGACGGGCACCAAGGTGACCGTGCTGCCAGCTCAGCAACCTGCgggggacgacgacgacgacaacaatg ACGAGGATTGCGCCTCTCTGAGACGCCTCCTACCCAGCGACCTGCGCTCCCTGCAGAGCACCACATCCTCCGGACTCAACCCTGAAGGCATCTACGTTTGA
- the rassf8b gene encoding ras association domain-containing protein 8b isoform X2, with translation MKAMELKVWVDGVQRIVCGVTEFTTCQEVVIALAQAIGRTGRYTLIEKWRETERHLAPHENPVVSLNKWGQYASDVQLILQRTGPSVSERDPSDGLARGSDRAFYRQSLPPLAKLRPSVADRSLKRREPKRKSLTFSGGARGLREIFGKSRDTEAKLAQQRGVSLNLNRVVGGGSGGSSAAGSPARELGRLVQLQRDKLQVLESRLLGCEAELREWEEAGEEGCLEEELLVLEQQARRNDAEMDEEEFWQNELHIEQESERQLRQQLAELQARVRDCEAKLSEYLARIQSMESGLEQERLLQDDELYHMINEEEVEAQLEKVTTELGMQSHHTARLESSCRALERSLGQSGKRLQEKEQELEQLTKELRQVNLQQFIQQTGTKVTVLPAQQPAGDDDDDNNDEDCASLRRLLPSDLRSLQSTTSSGLNPEGIYV, from the exons ATGAAGGCCATGGAGCTGAAAGTGTGGGTGGACGGCGTGCAGCGCATCGTGTGTGGCGTTACCGAGTTCACCACTTGTCAGGAAGTGGTCATCGCGCTTGCTCAAGCCATCG GCCGCACAGGCAGGTACACCTTGATTGAGAAATGGAGGGAGACGGAGCGCCACCTGGCCCCCCACGAGAACCCCGTGGTGTCGCTCAACAAGTGGGGCCAGTACGCCAGCGACGTGCAGCTCATCCTCCAGCGGACCGGCCCGTCCGTCAGCGAACGAGACCCCTCGGATGGGCTGGCCCGCGGGTCCGACCGCGCCTTCTACCGCCAGAGCCTGCCCCCGCTGGCCAAGCTGCGCCCGTCGGTGGCTGACCGTTCGCTCAAGCGCAGGGAGCCCAAACGCAAGTCTCTGACCTTCAGCGGAGGAGCGAGAGGTCTGCGGGAGATATTTGGAAAAAGCCGAGATACGGAAG CTAAGCTCGCCCAGCAGCGCGGCGTGAGCTTGAACCTGAACCGGGTCGTCGGGGGCGGCAGCGGGGGGTCCTCGGCGGCGGGGAGTCCGGCCCGAGAGCTGGGCCGACTGGTGCAGCTGCAGAGAGACAAACTGCAAGTCCTGGAAAGCCGCCTGCTGGGCTGCGAGGCCGAACTGCGGGAATGGGAGGAGGCCGGCGAG GAAGGATGCCTAGAAGAGGAGCTGCTGGTGTTGGAACAGCAGGCGAGGAGGAACGATGCCGAGATGGACGAGGAGGAGTTCTGGCAGAACGAGCTGCACATCGAGCAGGAGAGCGAGCGGCAACTCCGGCAACAGCTGGCTGAGCTGCAGGCCCGCGTACGCGACTGCGAGGCCAAGCTTTCGGAATACTTAGCACGCATTCAG AGCATGGAGAGTGGCCTGGAGCAAGAACGTCTGCTGCAGGACGACGAGCTGTATCACATGATCAATGAGGAGGAG gtggaggcccagctggaGAAGGTGACAACCGAGCTGGGCATGCAGAGCCACCACACGGCTCGCCTGGAGAGCAGTTGCAGGGCATTGGAACGTTCGCTCGGCCAGTCCGGCAAGAGACTACAG gAGAAGGAGCAGGAGCTGGAGCAGCTGACCAAAGAGCTTCGCCAGGTCAACCTGCAGCAGTTCATTCAGCAGACGGGCACCAAGGTGACCGTGCTGCCAGCTCAGCAACCTGCgggggacgacgacgacgacaacaatg ACGAGGATTGCGCCTCTCTGAGACGCCTCCTACCCAGCGACCTGCGCTCCCTGCAGAGCACCACATCCTCCGGACTCAACCCTGAAGGCATCTACGTTTGA